The following coding sequences are from one Salvia hispanica cultivar TCC Black 2014 chromosome 3, UniMelb_Shisp_WGS_1.0, whole genome shotgun sequence window:
- the LOC125212221 gene encoding transcription initiation factor IIB-2-like produces the protein MMSDTFCPDCKRNTEVVCDHAAGDTVCSECGLVLEARSIDETSEWRTFADDSGDHDPNRVGGPVNPLLGDAALSTVISRAPNGSNVDSSLTRLQNRGGDPDRALLMAFKAISSMADRLSLVTTIKDRASEIYKRLEDQKCTRGRNLEALVGACIYIACRQEGKARTVKEICSIVVGATKKEIGRAKEFIVKQLEKGDSMHLVTIRPGDYLRRFCSNLGMSNEEVKAVQETVQKAGNFDIRRSPISIAAAIIFMITQISEVKKPLRDISLATTVAEGTIKNAYKDLYPHAAKIIPEWYSKERDLKNLSSPRS, from the exons ATGATGTCCGACACATTTTGTCCGGACTGCAAGAGGAACACGGAGGTCGTGTGCGATCACGCGGCGGGCGACACCGTCTGCTCCGAGTGCGGCCTCGTGCTGGAAGCCCGCTCGATCGACGAGACGTCGGAGTGGCGGACGTTCGCCGATGATTCCGGCGACCACGACCCCAATCGCGTCGGAGGGCCCGTCAACCCGCTTTTGGGGGACGCCGCGCTCTCCACCGTCATCTCGCGGGCTCCGAATGGCTCCAATGTGGACTCGTCTCTGACGCGCCTGCAGAACCGGGGCGGCGATCCCGACCGGGCTCTGCTCATGGCGTTTAAGGCGATTTCTAGCATGGCTGATAG gTTGAGCCTTGTAACAACCATTAAG GATCGAGCaagtgaaatatataaaaggttGGAAGATCAGAAGTGTACAAGGGGTAGAAACTTGGAGGCCCTAGTGGGTGCCTGCATTTATATTGCTTGTAGGCAGGAAGGCAAAGCACGCACTGTAAAAG AAATATGCTCAATTGTTGTGGGAGCgacaaagaaagaaattgGCCGGGCTAAAGAATTTATAGTGAAACAGTTGGAGAAGGGTGATTCAATGCATTTGGTAACGATTCGTCCAGGGGATTATCTG AGACGTTTCTGTTCTAATCTTGGCATGAGCAATGAGGAGGTTAAAGCTGTACAAGAAACTGTGCAGAAGGCAGGGAACTTTGATATTAG GAGGAGCCCAATATCTATTGCTGCAGCCATCATTTTTATGATAACCCAGATATCCGAAGTCAAGAAACCCCTAAGAG ATATCTCACTTGCTACTACAGTGGCAGAAGGTACGATCAAGAATGCTTACAAGGATCTCTACCCCCATGCAGCCAAGATCATACCCGAATGGTATTCAAAGGAAAGGGACCTCAAGAATCTTTCCAGCCCTAGATCGTAA